The sequence CCCCGCCGGGCACGTAGCGCGAGCCGATCCCCACGTCGATCAGCTCCGCACCGTGGTCGTTCATCGACGCGCGCAGCGGCGCGATGTAGCGCGGATGATGGCTGAAGTCGGCGTCCATCGTGATCACGTAATCAAAGCTGTGCTCGATGGCATAGCGCAGGCCGGCGATGACGGCGCTGCCTTGTCCCAGTTTGCCCGGTCGGGCCAACAAATGCAGCCGTGCGAGGGTGGCGCTTTTTTCCCGCACCCAATTGCCCGTGCCGTCAGGCGAGTTATCGTCGACAACCAGCAATTCGACATCCGGCGCCGCGGCGAATATGGCGTCGACCAGCGCGGGAAGATTCTCGATTTCGTTGTAGGTCGTCAAGGCGACCAGAGTCCGCTGCGACATCGAACGCTCGGGGGTTCCGCGATTGGCAGGCCGCTCGGACTGCGTCTTAAAAAAGAGTACCACACGGCGAGCGACGGGTAGGGGCCGGGCCCTTGGTCGAACGAGACGCCCGCGAGCAAATCGGCCGCTCTGAGGGCGAAGTTTCAGGCCTGGTCCCGGGTGGAAAAGTGGGTTTATTCTAATTCGCGCGTGGGCGCCCGTCGATCCGCGCGTGAAGTGCCGCAGGAACGCGTGCGCCACCACCCAGGGGCGGCCCCTAATCGGGCGGAATAGTTGATGGGCACATCGATTTGCCCAGCGCGCAGCGCCACCGCAAGAGCAAAGGCGGGCGGCGTGCATCGGCACACGGCGGCTGCGCGTTACGCTTTCTTTTTTGCGATCGCCTTAAGCGCCGCCGACTCAGCTTTTTGCTTTGCTTCTAGCGCCGCGATCGCGGCAATCGTGCATGCGGGGCACTTCTTTTTCAAGAAGTTTTCCAGTCGCTGCTTCCCGTATCGCTCGTTCTTTTTGAACGTATAGGGGCTGCTATGCCCGCAGGCGCGCTTGATCTGCACCGTGCCTTCCACGGCTACCTCCCAACAATCCCGCCATCTATCCCCACCTTCTTATAGGCAAGCCAGGAAACAACAGCAAGCGGAATGGCCGTCGATGCGTCCCTTAACGCAAACTGGCTCATCCCTGGGTGCGCGGCCCTGCTCTCTCTGGTGCCGGCCAGGTAAATCCATTGCCTATCTCGCGAGCCCACCCTTCGGTATGAAACCCCGCGGCGGCATTAAGTTTCGCCCTGCCCCGCCGTCGGCAGCGGTCCTATAATCGACAATTACCCGCCCTCTCGGCAGAACTCTCGCGCCAGGTACGATGATCCGCCGCGTTCCTTCGATCCATCCGCCGGCCGTCCGCGATACGCTGCCGCCGACGACGGGCGTCACGTACGACACAGCTTTTTGGCTGTCGTATGTGGCCAATCTGGCGATCATGACTGGCCATAGCCTGCTGTTCCGTTATGCCGACGTGGTTTTCTTTTTCGGCGGCGGCGAGTTGCTGTTGGGATGGATTGTCGGCATCGGCATGGTCGGCAGCCTGGTCATGCGCGTGGCGCAGGGTGTGGGCATCGATCGCTACGGTCCTCGCAAGATGTGGCTGCTCTCGTCGTTACTCTTCATTGTGAGCTGCCTGGGACATTTGTTCGTTACGCAGGCCGAAGGGCCGCTGATTTTTCTGCTGCGTATTGGGTACAACTGCTCGATCGCCGGATTCTTTGGCGCCTCGATCACGTTCATTTCCGCCCGCGCGCCGCGCGCCCGCATGGCCGAAGTGGTGGGCATGCTGGGCACATCGGGATTCCTGGCGATGGTGCTGGGCACGGCCCTGGGAGACGCGCTGTTGGGCGGGGCACCCATGACCCTTTATGGGTTGCGGTTAATGTTCGTGCTGGCGGCGGCGCTCGGGGGCGTGAACATGCTTCTTTGCGCGCTGGCCACACGGCGCGAGAGCTTCCAGCCGCGCTCGCGGCATGTTTCGCCGTTCGGTCTGATGCGCCGGTATCATCCGGGCGCGGTATTGCTGGCCTCGGCGGCCACGGGCTTTGGCCTTAGTCTGCCGGGGACGTTTTTGCGCCCTTATGCAGAATCGATCGGCATCCCGGGCATTGCCCTGTTCTTTGCCGTCTATTGTCCCACGGCCTTCTGCTCGCGTTTTCTCGCGCGGGGGCTGCCGGCGCGGATCGGCAACCGGCGAGTGTTGTATCTGGGGCTGACGGCGATGGTGGCTGGGATGCTGCTGTTCACGGTAGCCACGAACCAGTGGCTGTTGTGCCTGCCGGCGGCTTTCTTGGGCGTGGCCCATGCGCTGCTGTTTCCGTCGGTCATCGCGGCCGGCACGGCTCCCTTTCCCATGCGGTATCGCGGGCTGGCGACGACGCTGGTGTTGGCGATGTTCGATCTGGGGACCTTCGTCGGCTCGCCGATCGCGGGAGCCATCCTGTCGTATTCGTTTTTGGTGGATCTGCCACCGTTTCCCACCATGTTCGTATCCGTGGCAGGCATGATCGGGGCCTGCGCGATCGCGTACGCGCTGTCGCGTCCGCGGGTGGCTTTGCCAGACACGCGCAGCGGAATCACGGTGCTGGGGCCGCCGGCAGGGCAGGCGGCGGGCCGGACGATTTCGCGTTAAGCCCATTGCTGCGTTGCTGCGTTACCTCCTGCGGCCAGCCGCGTCGGGAACCTGCATCGAACTCCGGGCGGCGGCTTGTCAAAGTTAAGGTGGAACGACTCGATTTGTTCGTTTTTATGATTTTTTATGTCTTTTGTATTGAGTTTGTTAATTTCTGTTGCTATAGATTATTGAGAAAGTGAAACCAGCATGGCCGACCGCCTGCCTGTCAGCAATGAATGCCCCTACTGCGGCACCGCGATGACCGTTACGCAGATGGCCTGCGGTGCCTGTCGGGTGGCGATCATCGCGGATTTTCCCATGTCGCGGATGGCCGGGCTGCCGATCGAGCATCAGCGGTTTATCGAGATGTTCGTGCTGGCCGGTGGCAATTTGAAAGAGATCGCCGAGCAGGTGGGGGTTTCGTATCCCACCATCCGTTCGCGGCTGGACAAAGTGATCGAAGCATTGCGGGGCGAGATCGCCAAAACCCAACGTGTACACGGCAACCTGTTGGATGCCGTCGACCAGGGGCAGACCACAGCGGCAGACGCTGCACGGCTCATCAAACGAATCTGACTGCGGAGGTATGGCTATGACGCAAGGCAGTCTCGGCCAGTCACGTGACGACGGTCCGCGCGGCAATAGCGGTTACGTCGAAGGATCGCGTGGCAGTGCAGGAAGTGGATCGTTCGATGAACAAGCGCGTCTCGACGATGCGATGCGGCGCGCGGATCAATTACTTGTCAGGTCGCTCAAGGACGACGAACGGCGTCGTCACCAGCGGCGATTGCTTCTTTTTTCGTTAGGAGGGGCTCTCATGTTGGCGACACTCTGTGCAATTGTGGCGGCCGTGGCGATCGATCGGCCGGTCGGTACGACAAACAACGATCAGGCTAAGACAGACCAGCAATTACAACTGGCCGCGGCTGCGCCCGATGCCGCGCCGGCCGAAAGTGCGGCCCCCGCGCCCAACCCCGAACAAGCGGCGCAGTTTTCTATGACCGGCTGGCAACTGTTTCAGAGTCAGAATTTCGCCGCCGCGCTCGGCAAATTCGAACAAGCCGTGAAACTCGATCCGCAGAACGCCGGAGCCTGGAACGGCTTGGGCTGGGCCAGCTTCAATTCCGGCGATCACGAGCGGGCCGAAAAAGCATTCCAACGTGTCATTAAAATGCAGCCGAAACATTCCGCGGCCCTGAACGGCCTGGGCCAATTGGCACTCCTGGAACGCAAATACGACAAGGCCGAGAAGTATCTGCTGAAGGCGGCTGCTTCG comes from Pirellulales bacterium and encodes:
- a CDS encoding polyprenol monophosphomannose synthase, whose translation is MSQRTLVALTTYNEIENLPALVDAIFAAAPDVELLVVDDNSPDGTGNWVREKSATLARLHLLARPGKLGQGSAVIAGLRYAIEHSFDYVITMDADFSHHPRYIAPLRASMNDHGAELIDVGIGSRYVPGGGVVGWPLRRRMMSKSINWYTRLLLRMRTRDCSGGFRCYRVAKLAQLDFSQLISRGYSFHEEMLWRMKRLDCRLGETAITFVDRVKGQSKINLYEAWTALRVIFRLSLSERFGRH
- a CDS encoding MFS transporter, producing MIRRVPSIHPPAVRDTLPPTTGVTYDTAFWLSYVANLAIMTGHSLLFRYADVVFFFGGGELLLGWIVGIGMVGSLVMRVAQGVGIDRYGPRKMWLLSSLLFIVSCLGHLFVTQAEGPLIFLLRIGYNCSIAGFFGASITFISARAPRARMAEVVGMLGTSGFLAMVLGTALGDALLGGAPMTLYGLRLMFVLAAALGGVNMLLCALATRRESFQPRSRHVSPFGLMRRYHPGAVLLASAATGFGLSLPGTFLRPYAESIGIPGIALFFAVYCPTAFCSRFLARGLPARIGNRRVLYLGLTAMVAGMLLFTVATNQWLLCLPAAFLGVAHALLFPSVIAAGTAPFPMRYRGLATTLVLAMFDLGTFVGSPIAGAILSYSFLVDLPPFPTMFVSVAGMIGACAIAYALSRPRVALPDTRSGITVLGPPAGQAAGRTISR
- a CDS encoding DUF2089 family protein gives rise to the protein MADRLPVSNECPYCGTAMTVTQMACGACRVAIIADFPMSRMAGLPIEHQRFIEMFVLAGGNLKEIAEQVGVSYPTIRSRLDKVIEALRGEIAKTQRVHGNLLDAVDQGQTTAADAARLIKRI